Proteins from one Oryza sativa Japonica Group chromosome 12, ASM3414082v1 genomic window:
- the LOC4351654 gene encoding replication factor C subunit 2, with translation MAPLVPSSQPWVEKYRPRQVKDVAHQEEVVRVLTTTLQTADLPHMLFYGPPGTGKTTTALAIAYQLYGPELYKSRVLELNASDDRGINVVRTKIKDFAAVAVGSARKGGYPCPPYKIIILDEADSMTEDAQNALRRTMETYSKVTRFFFICNYISRIIEPLASRCAKFRFKPLSEEVMSNRILHICNEEGLSLDAQALATLSTISNGDLRRAITYLQSAARLFGSSISSTDLISVSGAIPEDVVKSLLASCKSGEFDVANKEVNNIIADGYPVSQLISQFLDVIVNADDIPDEQKARICKKLGEADKCLVDGADEYLQLLDVASETIRALFDMPQTLVF, from the exons ATGGCGCCGCTCGTGCCGTCCTCGCAGCCATGGGTGGAGAAATA CCGGCCGAGGCAGGTGAAGGATGTCGCGCACCAGGAGGAGGTGGTCCGGGTGCTCACCACCACCCTCCAGACCGCCGAC CTTCCGCACATGCTGTTCTACGGCCCGCCTGGCACCGGGAAGACCACCACCGCGCTTGCCATTGCTTACCAGCTCTACGG TCCAGAGCTCTACAAGTCAAGAGTTCTAGAACTTAATGCTAGTGATGATCGTGGAATTAATGTGGTGAGGACTAAGATCAAGGActttgctgctgttgctgttggtTCTGCACGAAAAGG CGGTTATCCCTGCCCACCATACAAGATTATTATACTAGATGAAGCAGATTCGATGACAGAAGATGCCCAG AATGCTTTAAGGCGTACTATGGAGACTTACTCCAAAGTGACAAGATTCTTTTTCATATGCAATTACATCAGCAG GATAATAGAACCACTTGCATCAAGATGTGCAAAGTTTAGATTCAAGCCTCTTTCAGAAGAAGTAATGAGCAATCGCATTTTGCATATATGCAATGAAGAAGGGCTCAGTCTTGATGCTCAG GCATTGGCTACACTAAGCACCATCTCTAATGGTGACCTCCGCCGTGCTATAACCTATCTTCAG AGCGCTGCTCGCTTATTTGgatcttctatttcttctacTGACTTGATTAGTGTTTCAGGG GCTATCCCTGAAGACGTTGTCAAGTCATTGCTTGCATCTTGCAAATCTGGTGAATTTGATGTGGCAAACAAGGAAGTCAATAATATTATTGCAGATGGATACCCCGTTTCACAGTTGATCTCACAG TTTCTAGATGTGATAGTTAATGCCGATGATATTCCAGATGAGCAGAAGGCAAGAATATGTAAAAAGCTTGGGGAAGCAGATAAG TGCTTGGTCGATGGAGCGGATGAGTATTTACAGCTTTTGGATGTGGCTAGTGAGACTATCCGTGCTCTTTTTGACATGCCACAAACGCTGGTCTTCTAA
- the LOC9266524 gene encoding SWI/SNF complex subunit SWI3C homolog isoform X1, translating to MPPRKATSSADARAKWRKRKRNANTSAADHSDDSDSAVAAAANDDNDDDDAALHAATAAANGGGGTLGGGDDDPVVDLREAEVHPTAIERVSAFPPAFRRVVNRLHPSVLAVMAAERAAAAAGAGAGGGGAAVPALENISHGQLQVLSSVLPDHPSLSNDPDKPSSYVCTPPLLMECRGVAKQFDGKLLMVPKHSDWFLPMTVHRLERQVLPQFFSGKSPGHTPEKYIMLRNRVITTYLERPARRLAFSECQGLVTSTPELYDLSRIVRFLDAWGIINYLAAGSVQRGLRMAATLIREEPTGELHLMSAPLKSIDGLILFDRPKCSVRAEDIASGASLSSSPGMENGDAGFDEKTLLERLSESFCSFCAQPLPSLHYESQKEADIALCSDCFHDARFVTGHSSLDFQRVDGKKDGLDNDGDSWTDQETFLLLEGIDKYKENWNAVAEHVGTKSKIQCLHHFLRLPVEDGLLENIKVPEASFSSKVQNNGFLHSNSNGSTSGSLPQSGEAGDLPFINTANPVMSLIAFLASSLGPRVAASCASEALIVLTGGDSRISSIGNDVMGHAARPNCDSSLAVSSENVRHAARCGLSAAATKCKLFADQEEREIQRLSATIINHQLKRLELKLKQFADIETYLLRDSEQSERMRQGLQAQRIRMMSGLRLASPRGNTMASNPLSQANIRPPGIPGSMPQAGTPAFYSNNMQVHPQMAFLQQQMQQQQQKQQQQQQMQLQQQQQQMQLQQQQQRQAFLQQQQQQMQQQQQQLQQQQQRQLQMLSFGGRLPLSAMNAPSTSAAPNVMFDNPDMPGPSNQG from the exons atgccTCCTCGCAAGGCCACCTCCTCCGCAG ATGCTCGGGCCAAGTGGCGGAAGCGGAAGCGCAACGCGAACACCTCCGCGGCCGACCACTCCGACGACTCCGACTCCgcggtggctgcggcggcgaacgacgacaacgacgacgacgacgcggcgctcCACGCGGCCACCGCGGCCGCCAACGGGGGAGGCGGAACCCTAGGCGGGGGCGATGACGACCCCGTGGTGGACCTCCGCGAGGCCGAGGTGCACCCCACGGCGATCGAGCGCGTCTCCGCCTTCCCGCCCGCGTTCCGCCGCGTGGTCAACCGGCTCCACCCCTCCGTGCTCGCCGTCATGGCggcggagcgcgccgccgccgcggctggtgctggtgctggcggcggcggcgcggccgtccCCGCGCTCGAGAACATCTCTCACGGGCAGCTCCAGGTGCTCTCGTCCGTGCTCCCTGACCACCCGTCCTTGTCCAACGACCCCGACAAGCCGTCCTCCTACGTCTGCACCCCTCCTCTACTCATGGAGTGCCGCGGCGTGGCCAAGCAGTTCGATGGCAAATTGCTCATGGTACCCAAGCATTCAG ATTGGTTCTTGCCAATGACGGTGCACAGGTTGGAGAGGCAAGTGCTGCCGCAGTTCTTCTCAGGGAAGTCCCCGGGGCACACGCCAGAGAAATACATTATGTTGAGGAATAGGGTAATTACAACGTATCTGGAGCGTCCTGCGAGGAGGCTTGCATTTTCTGAGTGCCAAGGGCTTGTCACAAGCACGCCTGAATTGTATGACCTGAGTAGAATTGTTAGGTTTTTGGACGCTTGGGGGATTATTAATTACCTTGCGGCTGGGTCTGTTCAACGGGGCTTGAGGATGGCAGCAACACTAATCAGAGAGGAGCCAACAGGGGAGCTGCATCTCATGTCTGCTCCATTGAAATCAATTGATGGTTTAATTTTGTTTGATCGACCAAAATGCAGTGTCCGGGCAGAGGATATTGCTTCTGGGGCATCACTTTCATCTTCTCCAGGGATGGAAAATGGTGATGCTGGTTTTGATGAGAAGACATTGTTGGAGAGATTGTCTGAGAGCTTTTGTAGTTTCTGCGCACAACCTTTGCCTAGCTTGCACTACGAGTCACAAAAGGAG GCAGACATTGCTCTTTGCTCGGATTGCTTCCACGATGCAAGATTTGTTACTGGGCACTCAAGCTTAGATTTTCAGAGAGTGGATGGGAAGAAAGATGGACTGGACAATGATGGGGACAGCTGGACTGATCAGGAAACATTTCTGTTATTGGAGGGCATAGACAAATACAAAGAAAACTGGAATGCTGTTGCGGAGCATGTTGGAACAAAGTCGAAAATACAATGTCTTCACCATTTTCTTCGTCTTCCAGTAGAAGATGGATTGTTAGAGAATATTAAAGTACCAGAAGCATCCTTTTCATCGAAAGTACAAAACAATGGTTTTTTGCATTCAAATTCCAATGGCAGTACTTCAG GAAGCTTGCCTCAAAGCGGCGAAGCTGGAGACCTTCCTTTCATTAACACTGCTAATCCTGTCATGTCACTG ATTGCATTTTTGGCCTCTTCATTAGGACCAAGAGTTGCGGCATCCTGTGCAAGTGAAGCATTAATTGTTTTGACTGGAGGTGACTCCAG GATCAGTTCAATTGGCAATGATGTTATGGGCCATGCTGCTCGACCGAACTGTG ATTCCTCATTGGCTGTCTCTTCAGAAAATGTTAGACATGCTGCAAGATGTGGCTTGTCGGCAGCAGCAACTAAGTGTAAACTTTTTGCGGATCAGGAGGAGCGTGAAATTCAGAGATTAAGTGCTACCATCATAAATCATCAG TTGAAGAGGCTGGAGTTGAAGTTGAAGCAATTTGCAGACATCGAGACCTACCTTTTGAGGGACAGTGAGCAGTCCGAGAGGATGAGGCAGGGGCTGCAAGCTCAGCGCATCCGGATGATGTCAGGGCTTCGGTTAGCTTCACCCAGAGGCAACACTATGGCCTCAAATCCATTGAGTCAAGCGAACATTCGACCGCCAGGAATACCGGGATCGATGCCCCAGGCCGGCACTCCAGCTTTCTACTCCAATAACATGCAGGTGCACCCACAGATGGCTTTCTTgcagcagcagatgcagcaacagcaacaaaaacagcagcaacagcagcagatgcagctgcagcagcaacagcagcagatgCAActacagcagcaacagcagcgacAGGCCTTcttgcagcagcaacagcagcagatgcaacagcagcagcagcagctgcagcaacagcagcagcggcagctgcAGATGCTCTCTTTCGGGGGTCGGTTGCCTCTGTCAGCGATGAACGCTCCCTCAACCTCGGCAGCGCCCAATGTCATGTTCGACAACCCTGACATGCCCGGTCCATCGAATCAAGGTTGA
- the LOC9266524 gene encoding SWI/SNF complex subunit SWI3C homolog isoform X2, with protein sequence MPPRKATSSADARAKWRKRKRNANTSAADHSDDSDSAVAAAANDDNDDDDAALHAATAAANGGGGTLGGGDDDPVVDLREAEVHPTAIERVSAFPPAFRRVVNRLHPSVLAVMAAERAAAAAGAGAGGGGAAVPALENISHGQLQVLSSVLPDHPSLSNDPDKPSSYVCTPPLLMECRGVAKQFDGKLLMVPKHSDWFLPMTVHRLERQVLPQFFSGKSPGHTPEKYIMLRNRVITTYLERPARRLAFSECQGLVTSTPELYDLSRIVRFLDAWGIINYLAAGSVQRGLRMAATLIREEPTGELHLMSAPLKSIDGLILFDRPKCSVRAEDIASGASLSSSPGMENGDAGFDEKTLLERLSESFCSFCAQPLPSLHYESQKEADIALCSDCFHDARFVTGHSSLDFQRVDGKKDGLDNDGDSWTDQETFLLLEGIDKYKENWNAVAEHVGTKSKIQCLHHFLRLPVEDGLLENIKVPEASFSSKVQNNGFLHSNSNGSTSGSLPQSGEAGDLPFINTANPVMSLIAFLASSLGPRVAASCASEALIVLTGGDSSSIGNDVMGHAARPNCDSSLAVSSENVRHAARCGLSAAATKCKLFADQEEREIQRLSATIINHQLKRLELKLKQFADIETYLLRDSEQSERMRQGLQAQRIRMMSGLRLASPRGNTMASNPLSQANIRPPGIPGSMPQAGTPAFYSNNMQVHPQMAFLQQQMQQQQQKQQQQQQMQLQQQQQQMQLQQQQQRQAFLQQQQQQMQQQQQQLQQQQQRQLQMLSFGGRLPLSAMNAPSTSAAPNVMFDNPDMPGPSNQG encoded by the exons atgccTCCTCGCAAGGCCACCTCCTCCGCAG ATGCTCGGGCCAAGTGGCGGAAGCGGAAGCGCAACGCGAACACCTCCGCGGCCGACCACTCCGACGACTCCGACTCCgcggtggctgcggcggcgaacgacgacaacgacgacgacgacgcggcgctcCACGCGGCCACCGCGGCCGCCAACGGGGGAGGCGGAACCCTAGGCGGGGGCGATGACGACCCCGTGGTGGACCTCCGCGAGGCCGAGGTGCACCCCACGGCGATCGAGCGCGTCTCCGCCTTCCCGCCCGCGTTCCGCCGCGTGGTCAACCGGCTCCACCCCTCCGTGCTCGCCGTCATGGCggcggagcgcgccgccgccgcggctggtgctggtgctggcggcggcggcgcggccgtccCCGCGCTCGAGAACATCTCTCACGGGCAGCTCCAGGTGCTCTCGTCCGTGCTCCCTGACCACCCGTCCTTGTCCAACGACCCCGACAAGCCGTCCTCCTACGTCTGCACCCCTCCTCTACTCATGGAGTGCCGCGGCGTGGCCAAGCAGTTCGATGGCAAATTGCTCATGGTACCCAAGCATTCAG ATTGGTTCTTGCCAATGACGGTGCACAGGTTGGAGAGGCAAGTGCTGCCGCAGTTCTTCTCAGGGAAGTCCCCGGGGCACACGCCAGAGAAATACATTATGTTGAGGAATAGGGTAATTACAACGTATCTGGAGCGTCCTGCGAGGAGGCTTGCATTTTCTGAGTGCCAAGGGCTTGTCACAAGCACGCCTGAATTGTATGACCTGAGTAGAATTGTTAGGTTTTTGGACGCTTGGGGGATTATTAATTACCTTGCGGCTGGGTCTGTTCAACGGGGCTTGAGGATGGCAGCAACACTAATCAGAGAGGAGCCAACAGGGGAGCTGCATCTCATGTCTGCTCCATTGAAATCAATTGATGGTTTAATTTTGTTTGATCGACCAAAATGCAGTGTCCGGGCAGAGGATATTGCTTCTGGGGCATCACTTTCATCTTCTCCAGGGATGGAAAATGGTGATGCTGGTTTTGATGAGAAGACATTGTTGGAGAGATTGTCTGAGAGCTTTTGTAGTTTCTGCGCACAACCTTTGCCTAGCTTGCACTACGAGTCACAAAAGGAG GCAGACATTGCTCTTTGCTCGGATTGCTTCCACGATGCAAGATTTGTTACTGGGCACTCAAGCTTAGATTTTCAGAGAGTGGATGGGAAGAAAGATGGACTGGACAATGATGGGGACAGCTGGACTGATCAGGAAACATTTCTGTTATTGGAGGGCATAGACAAATACAAAGAAAACTGGAATGCTGTTGCGGAGCATGTTGGAACAAAGTCGAAAATACAATGTCTTCACCATTTTCTTCGTCTTCCAGTAGAAGATGGATTGTTAGAGAATATTAAAGTACCAGAAGCATCCTTTTCATCGAAAGTACAAAACAATGGTTTTTTGCATTCAAATTCCAATGGCAGTACTTCAG GAAGCTTGCCTCAAAGCGGCGAAGCTGGAGACCTTCCTTTCATTAACACTGCTAATCCTGTCATGTCACTG ATTGCATTTTTGGCCTCTTCATTAGGACCAAGAGTTGCGGCATCCTGTGCAAGTGAAGCATTAATTGTTTTGACTGGAGGTGACTCCAG TTCAATTGGCAATGATGTTATGGGCCATGCTGCTCGACCGAACTGTG ATTCCTCATTGGCTGTCTCTTCAGAAAATGTTAGACATGCTGCAAGATGTGGCTTGTCGGCAGCAGCAACTAAGTGTAAACTTTTTGCGGATCAGGAGGAGCGTGAAATTCAGAGATTAAGTGCTACCATCATAAATCATCAG TTGAAGAGGCTGGAGTTGAAGTTGAAGCAATTTGCAGACATCGAGACCTACCTTTTGAGGGACAGTGAGCAGTCCGAGAGGATGAGGCAGGGGCTGCAAGCTCAGCGCATCCGGATGATGTCAGGGCTTCGGTTAGCTTCACCCAGAGGCAACACTATGGCCTCAAATCCATTGAGTCAAGCGAACATTCGACCGCCAGGAATACCGGGATCGATGCCCCAGGCCGGCACTCCAGCTTTCTACTCCAATAACATGCAGGTGCACCCACAGATGGCTTTCTTgcagcagcagatgcagcaacagcaacaaaaacagcagcaacagcagcagatgcagctgcagcagcaacagcagcagatgCAActacagcagcaacagcagcgacAGGCCTTcttgcagcagcaacagcagcagatgcaacagcagcagcagcagctgcagcaacagcagcagcggcagctgcAGATGCTCTCTTTCGGGGGTCGGTTGCCTCTGTCAGCGATGAACGCTCCCTCAACCTCGGCAGCGCCCAATGTCATGTTCGACAACCCTGACATGCCCGGTCCATCGAATCAAGGTTGA